The Acidobacteriota bacterium genome segment GTCGGGCAAGGGGGCGGACTTGGCGGGAGCGTTCGGCGGTGGCGCCACGCAGACCGCATTCGGCAGCCGCGGCCCCGCGTCCTTTCTGTCGAAAATGACCACGGTAGCGGCGGTGGTGTTCATGATCACCAGCGTTTCGCTCTCGATGATGTCGTCGTCCGAAACGAGCGCGGGGGGCAAGTCGATCCTGGAAACGACCGGGACCGAGGCCGCCGAGCCGGCGGATCGCAAGCCCGAGGCCGCGCCGAAGAGCCAGGAGCCGGTTCCCACTCCGGACCAGATCCGGAAGATGCAGGAAGAGATC includes the following:
- the secG gene encoding preprotein translocase subunit SecG, whose protein sequence is MLYYTIIALHILVCIILVLVVLLQSGKGADLAGAFGGGATQTAFGSRGPASFLSKMTTVAAVVFMITSVSLSMMSSSETSAGGKSILETTGTEAAEPADRKPEAAPKSQEPVPTPDQIRKMQEEIQSRQKQGGAETTPAPAGQPAE